One Numenius arquata chromosome 10, bNumArq3.hap1.1, whole genome shotgun sequence DNA segment encodes these proteins:
- the CCNG2 gene encoding cyclin-G2, producing the protein MGSEALWLFKQLNLHLEQEGRFQPREKGLSLIECAAENENTLCPRQRNAKVEDLWSLTNFFGFATETFVLAVNILDRFLALMKVKPKHLSCIGVCCFQLAARVVEEECNIPSAHEIIRISQCKCTVSDLKRMEKIISEKLHFEFKATTALTFLHLYHTIVLCHTSERKEVLNLDKLEAQLKACNCRLVFSKAKPSVLALCLLTLEVQTLKSVELFEILLRVQKHSKISDSDLLYWRELVSKCLADYSSPECCKPDHKKLVWIVSRRTAQNLQNSYYSVPELPTIPEGGCYNESESEDSCEDMSSGEESLSSSPPSDLEGTFFFELKPQTKWQALNCRS; encoded by the exons ATGGGCAGCGAGGCGCTGTGGCTTTTCAAGCAGCTGAACCTGCACCTGGAGCAGGAGGGGCGGTTTCAGCCCCGAGAGAAGGGACTCAGCCTCATCGAGTGCGCCGCCGAG AATGAAAATACTCTGTGTCCAAGGCAAAGGAACGCCAAGGTGGAAGATCTATGGAGTCTGACcaacttttttggttttgcaacTGAAACGTTTGTTTTGGCTGTTAACATTCTGGACAGATTCTTGGCTCTTATGAAG GTGAAACCAAAGCATTTATCTTGCATTGGAGTTTGTTGTTTCCAACTGGCTGCCCGAGTAGTCGAAGAAGAATGCAATATTCCATCTGCTCATGAGATCATCCGGATCAGCCAATGTAAATGCACTGTGTCCGACCTGAAAcggatggaaaaaataatttcagagaagTTGCACTTTGAATTTAAAGCTACTACTGCCTTAACCTTCTTGCACTTGTACCATACTATTGTACTCTGTCATACCTCAGAAAG GAAAGAAGTATTGAATCTTGACAAATTGGAAGCACAGCTAAAAGCTTGCAACTGTCGTCTAGTCTTTTCTAAAGCAAAA CCATCTGTCTTGGCCTTGTGCCTTCTCACTCTAGAAGTTCAGACTTTGAAATCTGTTGAGCTGTTTGAGATCCTTCTTCGTGTTCAAAAGCATTCTAAG ataagTGATAGTGACCTGCTTTACTGGAGGGAACTGGTCTCAAAATGCCTAGCAGATTATTCTTCTCCAGAATGTTGCAAGCCTGATCATAAAAAGCTGGTTTGGATTGTTTCAAGACGTACAGCCCAGAATCTACAAAACAGTTACTACAGTGTTCCTGAGTTGCCAACTATACCAGAGGGTGGATGTTACAACGAAAGTGAGAG TGAAGACTCCTGTGAAGATATGAGCAGCGGAGAAGAAAGCCTTAGCAGTTCTCCTCCAAGTGATCTGGAAGGCACCTTCTTCTTTGAACTCAAACCTCAAACAAAGTGGCAAGCTCTTAACTGTCGGTCTTAA